GTCACTCGTTCCATTTCTCTTATTCGAGCGGCTTCCGACTGCATGATTTGGGACACAAGTTTTACATACCATACCGTGTCACCAAGAGACACGGAAATCTAATTTTCACCAGACTGTGTACGAATGTGTTGATGATGTATGCTGATCGTAAACACAGAAGATGATAATTGCTTACAGTCAGACcattgtatgtatatgtgatGCAAATAAACCGTAGGTGCATGCAAATAAAGtagaaatttctataaaacagatttcttttttataaagaatgtatttttacatagaatttatacaaaaaatataacacgCTAAAAGAAAGGagtaatttgacaaaatgtgataattttaaaattttatttgatttaattataagtttttatttcaaatttaattataaaaagctctttaatctttacttttatacaaaattttacagttattttacagttagttttttatagaaaaacatttttgaatttaaaaagtttaaaagattTCCTAGTTTTGATAGTAAAATTCTGAAAGTAAAAGGAAAATTTGCTTGTGCATGTGTATTCTACGTCACGCGATTCTTGTGCATTGTATGTTCAAGTTGACTGTTCAGAGAGTcggcaaaattaaaattcttgacACTACTGCCCTTGCACGTTGCTTGCCAAATGGTTCAGTATGGCCCCACTACTAGTCGATTGTGATtcgtataaaagaaaaattgctcTGAGGACAAACAGTCAAAAACGCTTCTTCGAAGTCACGCTATATAACACTTCGTAATAATGAAGACTAAAGTAATCATCCTTCTAACGTTGCAACTGCTAACGTTGGTGATAGCTGATTCAAGTCAGGAAGATAGAAATAGTTTGGAGCATCTAGAAGGAAAGCTCACGAGAGCGATGGATGAAATCGACAGAAAGGACGTCATCGATGTTTACGGCGATATGGTAACCCTGAGAAAGATTGCGGGAGACGGAGAACCATCGGAGGAGAGCGAAGATCCGCTTGTGAGCAGGATCGAAAAATTCCTAAGAACgcgaaaaatacaaattaattttcctaATGACGCTTCAACCGCTGGTTTGTTCGCACGCGCCCTCGGCCAGAGAAACGTCGACATAGAACTTGGAAGCTTAGCACGTGGAACGTCTGAAGGTAAACGATGCATTACaaaaatcattataattagacatttaaaaagaaaaaacggaaCTGATTGTCttgtatttaatgaataaaacaaTGCTATCAGTTTTGTAAATTAGCGGTACATCTGGAGCGTTTAcctcttacaatttttgtaaatttgcataataaagTTATGGTTAGGATAATTTAAGGAAATCATTAGTAATAACAATGCTATTCAAGACACTTATCttcaataaaacttattttaaattgcattaaaactGCTtcaataagtttaaaaagcaaactttttttaagatataaaaaacttgaaaaacattatttctattataggataaaataataaatataacatctGCTTGTgtagttatatatttaatatttaatttaatttttaaataaaaattatttcaaaaacaattgaataaaatgatatttcaaaatttattttctttaatatacttttaaataagtacCTATAAATAGATATTGATCCATTAAGTCTATCTTaaggtattcatagtcaaatctaaTTTCAAGACCatctcaagtaatgtcttaaaataataataatgcggCTCTGATTAGTTTATGACATCTTGAGGTAGtacttaagataatcttaaatataagacttgGCTACAAATACCactctaaatttatattaatcttgcttaatattacataaatgctgtgttttttataaattagtataaatatgttaaatacttCTCTTTTTAacatctatataaattatttgataaaaatatttagcataCTTCTTACATCTAATTGATTGATAAATCAATCTTAtgctttatctttttcatacatattatataaatttgtacttttctttcataagaattttttacaatttagtTTGATGATAACATTAAAGTTCTTGTTAGATTTTCGTTAAACTTATATCAAACTTATATACTTGGATCTAACAAGAGTTTCTCTCGTTCTTCTCGTTCGTCTCTCGTTTGGATCTCGTATGAATACATCATTCAGTAGGCACAAACTTATAGTGCCTCACCTTTCTAAAGCCTCGCCAATGGGATTTAAGTAGCTCACGAATCTGGAGAATCATTGGCTGGAAAGTGTAACTTGGGTCTTTCTTTTCAATTCGACTGTGGCCGAAATACCATTCACTCATCCTCCATGTATTTCTCTCTAGTAGCTACATAGTTCACCGTTTCTTTtctattcataaatttttttatttacatatttacaatgcgcacaatatttttttacaaaaattgaaatttttgaaaatattgaaaaatttgcatagtagatgtacacataatatatatttatcgatGGTCATTGAGAGAGGGAGGTGAGAGCGACTGGAATGAGAAGGATTCGTATGTAGAAAGCTACGACGCGTTCCACTTCTACTATATTCGCGAAAATAAATGCCGGAGGTGGGAGTGGACCGAAGTAGGTTACCGTTTGGTAGATCTGGTGGGATTCCGGGTTTCTGGGACGGCTACCGCGAGATGACGTCTGAGAAGGACCTTGAACGAGAGTGTCGCGTGTCGAAGAAAGTAGACTGGATGATAAACGTCTGTTATAGTGTTTTAGAAACCCTCGATTATCCTGTATTATCCAGTATTCTGCGATTATTGATAtcatttttgtgtattaattaTGCCTTACATTTCTATTAAAGttaatgcaaattatatacatagacaatattatattatactagaCGCATactataattcaatatttgatCATTCttcttatacttttttttgttacaattgttaaaaactaaatacacatgcaaacacacacacacacatatataaattaaaaattttaagaaataatatcattactTACAAGGAATTGTATGTTGTTTACAGCACGTACAAAATTGAAGAGGATGCTCATGCCACTCTTGATTTTGCTGAAGTTAAAAGCAATAATCGTTCTGCCTATCGTAATTAGCTTGATCGCTCTAATAGGTTTGAAGGGTTTGGGCGCAGGTCTCATGTCGCTCTTGATTTCCGGCGCGGTAGCCTTGAAGGCCCTTGTTacaccaccaccgccaccaAGAGTCTCCTACGGAATTATAAGACCGCACGAAATTCATCATGACCACTGGCACAGGTCAGAAGAAGAGGTCAATCAACCCTACAAAGGCTGGATACCAGAATACAATAACGAACATTACCCATACCATGACATTCCATAAAATGCAATGTTTCCCTTgccattcatttatttatttatttatttattgcgtGTCTGCATATGTTCactttataaaagaaaataaatcatctttttataaaattttgtcttgATTATTGTAAAACATCAGCAAATTATCAAAGATGTTAGATTACATCGGTAAACTACCAAAAACCTCATATCATCGCGACATTTGTAAATTGCCAAGCTCAGATATGTCATATCTTATTAAAGCTTGATAATCACATGTGTTACATGCAACATCAATAATAAAGATCATATGTGGTAAggattttacaatttatataaataattaaataaatattaaaaaagataactatacagatatacatataaatatatagccATAAGCAGGTTACTCAGCCAGTCAGACGAGAAGGCTAATGACCTAGATGGAAGTTCACGGACGAAGGAAAGATAGAATGATATTGCGCGGGTGGGAGAAGCGGAGAAAGACCGGATCAAGGTGGGGAACTAGGAACAGGAAGGAAACGAGGTTACTGTGTCGGGAGCAAGGTAGGAAAGCGGATCGTGGCTGTGATTGGCCTACCGAGTTCCCCCTCGATGCCTCTCACGTATGAAGGTCAGTGTGTCAATGCCTCCACGTGGTTCTCCACTTCTACCAGCAGATACGACCATGGCCTTCGTGGTAGGGATTGAAATAACGGTATCGGTTGTGATTAGTCGAGTCGCTTGAAAGGAGTGGAACAGAGGATACAGGTATATATGAGCTGTTCGAGAGGCCAGCACCGTCGAGAAGTGACGAATGTGATGAGAATCGGAAGCTCAGATCAACTAATGCTCAGGCATTCTTCCtttaataatagattatttttttaataaaactactGCTTCTGCAAATAGTGACTATTTTTCACATATAATTTCTTgtctaaatattattgtaattaaatacttcattttttaattataaattaaacttattcgTTTACATTATTGAATGATTGAGATCTTATTTATCatgcttaataataaaaacacatgtgtcaataaatttgagaatattgttgcataaatctttcttatataaaatatgataaaatgattataaatattttagtacaTAATCGTCAAATTGTGattgtagatttttataagtaaataagacctttatttgattaatattcttttctattcttatatattctttttcaatGACTTATgtacttttaacaaataattatatatttaaaattattatattttaatattatttattttattggtagtcaatttaatttataatattacatattccgGTTAAGAACTGTGTTTCAAGACTATCGAATTTATCGATGCGCAGTGTATGCTGgtgattgtaaatttaaacaattaattatacacgCGAACAGTGTTGGTTCGTATAGCGGcgacattataataaatatacatttctaatttttaattattcgagccaataataaaaaaattttattaaggcattattaattttattatatatattgtatataaaagaaaaaaaggagaattttgaaaaaaattatttggatttataaacattatatatgcAAGCATtctatacattaaattatgtattaacggaaatattcaatttttattttaattgagaaaGCAGATCCAAGaatttcttcgttttttttaaatttaaaaagactaCCATTGtggcaataaattatttttcatcttgACATGACTGGGCCAGCAATGACCAGTTTGCTTGAAATGTAACTTACTTAGAAAACGCAACGTAATATGGTGACTTTATACTAGTCTATTCTTGTAAATCCCCGCCACCGAGACAGAAGAAATTCGTGGTATGTAACGTTCACTTTGAATCGCGAAAAAATTGCGAAAGTATAAATGCACGCAATGCATTTTGAGTACATAACGGATATGCGTTCTCAAATTAACGAGGTCTATGCAATCACTCGAGCAGTACCTAGTGTATTAGATGCGGTAATTTTacctttcttcttttcttcttgttTCACACCTAGGCGCATAAATCATATACGCACTACATGCGCGTATTCGTATCATACGCTTTCCTAAAATACATTCATATGTTGtctaattgtaaaaaatatgctattttcaacattaaactgtaatgcatataaataaataaaaaattaatttgctggGCATATTTTGAGCAACTATGTAATGtagatatacaatat
This genomic stretch from Monomorium pharaonis isolate MP-MQ-018 chromosome 4, ASM1337386v2, whole genome shotgun sequence harbors:
- the LOC105828939 gene encoding uncharacterized protein LOC105828939, coding for MKTKVIILLTLQLLTLVIADSSQEDRNSLEHLEGKLTRAMDEIDRKDVIDVYGDMVTLRKIAGDGEPSEESEDPLVSRIEKFLRTRKIQINFPNDASTAGLFARALGQRNVDIELGSLARGTSEARTKLKRMLMPLLILLKLKAIIVLPIVISLIALIGLKGLGAGLMSLLISGAVALKALVTPPPPPRVSYGIIRPHEIHHDHWHRSEEEVNQPYKGWIPEYNNEHYPYHDIP